The DNA sequence GGAATTTCAGAGCGAGAGCCCCGTTGGTTAGAACTCGGAGTCCAAGCGATTCAAGTCGATACGGGAGATCCAGTCCCCGAGGGAATGGATGCCGTTGTGATGCTAGAAGAAGTCCTAGAATTGGGTGAGCGAGGAATCCTACTCCAGGCTCCCGTTGTACCCTGGAATCATGTCCGACCCGTAGGAGAGGACATCGTGGAAGGGGAAGTGCTTCTTCCGATCCATCACCGCATTCGTCCTCAAGACCAAGGGGCGTTACTCGCTGCAGGAGTATTAGAAGTCGAAGTTCGCTGTAAACCACGGGTGGGGATCTTACCGACAGGAGACGAAATTCGATCACCGGGAGCATCCCTTCAGGTAGGAGACATTGTCGATAGTAACTCCACAGTTCTTGCTTCCTTAGTGGAGGAATGGGGCGGAACCGCAACGATATGGCCCATAACTCCCGATAAACCAGAACAGTTAGAAGACGCTATTCTCAAGATGGCAGAATCCCAAGATATGTTGGTAATTATCGCTGGATCATCTCAAGGACGGGATGATTACACTTCCCTCATGATAGAAAAGCACGGGACACTTTATTTGCATGGAGTCGCTATTAAACCAGGCAAACCAGTAGCCTTAGGAGATGTTCAAGGAAAGCCCACATTTGGCATTCCAGGCTATCCCGTGTCTACCTATCTGACCGCTCATTTGTTCTTAGAGCCTTGGGTCTATCGATTGCAAGGGTTAAGTAAGGTCTCACCGAATACTTTGGATGCTGTCATCAGCAAGAAGGTCTTTTCCTCGTTGGGCAGTGAAGAGTTCGTTCGGGTCAAAGTGGGGAAAGTTGGAGAACGATGGGTAGCGGCTCCTTTAAATCGAGGCGCGGGTGTGACGATGAGCTTAGTGAGAGCGGATGGAATGCTTCGGGTTCCTCGCTTCCAGGAAGGCTTTCACGAGGGAGAAACAGTACCAGTTGAGCTATTGCGACCTGTTTCAGAACTTGAAGAAACTCTTGTATGTATTGGTTCCCACGATTTGACCTTGGACGTCTTGAGCAGCCATATGAAGGCAAGAGATGGGCATGGGGGGGGGATTGCCTCTGCACATGTCGGGAGTCTAGCTGGAATTCTAGCCCTGCGCAAAGGGGAAGCCCACTTTGCAGGGATTCATCTGCTTGATCCTGAAACTGGAGAATACAATCACTCCTATTTGAAACGATTTTTGCCAGGACGAGAGATTGCTTTGATGAACTTAGTCTATCGAACGCAAGTTCTTATTGTACCAAAAGGAAACCCACTCAACCTTAAGACCCTTGAGGATTTAGCCAAGCCGGGAATACGATTCGTCAATCGTCAAGGTGGCTCCGGAACGCGCGTACTTTTTGATTATCTACTCCAAAAGCAAGGTCTTACCAACGAGCAAATTTTAGGTTATGAGAGGGAAGAATTTACGCACTTAGCGGTAGCAGTCGCAGTCGCCTCTGGATCAGCCGATGTTGGGCTGGGCATTCAGAGTGCCGCTGAAGCCCTAGGGCTTGATTTTGTGCTGATTGGGGAAGAGCGGTATGATCTGGCGATTCCACGGGAATTTCTTGAGGAGCCACGAATGAAAGCAATGATTTCCGTTATTAAAAGCAAGGCTTTCCAGGAGGATGTGCTCGCGCTGGGCGGGTATGATGTCCGTGAGACTGGGGTATTTTACGTTTAAGGAGTCAGTTTTTTATTTGCATGTTTGAGCACATCTTTCAATAATCTTAAGGAAATCGGCAATCATAAAATTAATGTAAAAAGCACCTACCCATTATCGGGTAGGTGTTTTTTTTGAGAATTATTTGAGGGCGATGTGTTTATTTGCCGAAAGAACAATGCGGGTAAGTGCAGACCGGGCAGTCAAGACAAAGTCCACCGTGTCCTAGTTTGACAATGTCAAGGCGCGAAAGTCGCTCTCCTGTAAGCAGGCGTGGAGCGAATAAATCAAATGCTGTTGTTTTAGAATACATCACGCACCCGGGTAACCCCATGATTGGGACATCTCCGATGTAGGCCAGTAGAAACATGGCTCCTGGTAAAATCGGTGCGCCGTAAGTGATGAGCTCTGCTCCCATTTCTTTAATGGCTGTGGGGGTGACATCGTCAGGATCGACGGACATGCCTCCGCTGACTAAGATCATGTTTGCCCCCTGACTTAGTTGGTCTTGAATGCTGCTTTGAATCAGAGGCACATCATCGCTAGCAAACGTTTGATCTAGGACAACGGATCCCCAACCTTCAATTTTTGAGCGTAGTACTGGGCCGAACTTATCTTGGATCCGTCCATGATAGACTTCACTTCCCGTTGTGACGATCCCAACCTTCAACTGCTTTAGAGGCCGCACCTCTAGAATAGGATTTGAAAACGTTTGGACAATTCGTTCCGCTTCGATAACCACTTTTTCATCGATCATCAGAGGAACGACACGGGTCCCAGCGACTTTATCCCCTTTTTTCACAGGGCGATGATTGTGAAGCGTAGCGAGGACGATATATTCTAAAGTATTCAAGGCCAAAATGCCGTCTTCTGAGACATAAAGAAGACCGTCTTGGGCAGCGGTAAGTGTGACCTTTCCTTCTTTGGGCTCGTCAAGGGTTAGCCCTGAACCGGAGACTGCTTGGGCGAGGCGCTCTGCCGCTTCATTTTCATGAATAAGCCCGGGCGTTTGATCCCAGACGTAAATATGTTCTTTTCCCATGCTCAGGAGAACAGGAATATCCTCTTCCCGGACGACATGCCCCTTGCGAAACCGGGGGCCTTTAATGACACCGGGGATAATTTGCGTCATGTCATGAATTAGAATGGCACCAACAGAATCTTGCACTTTAATTTTTTCCATAGCGATAGCCTCCAATACATCATGGAAGGCGTGTTTATTATTAAACACACCCTGGCGTGGGATTGAAACTGTCAGAGGTTCATGGGCAGACTGAGGGGAAAACAATCTATCCCACTTGAATGGTATCGTATTCTTCACACAAGGTCAAGTATGAGTAACATTCCCGATGTTAAGATTTAAATTGAGCAATAAAATACTTTACAAATTATTACAACAAAAGAATGTGGTTTGAGTTTCAAAATTAAGCAGAACAGTAAGTATTGGAATTATCCGAATTGTTGGCACGAATTTTGCATATTTTATTGATCGAGCCAAGTAAAGCAAAGCCAATCAAATCAAAACAATCTAGACCAAATTAAACACAAAAAAGAATGGGAGGAACAGATTTGTCAGTTGTTCATCAGATGGATGGGTGGGGAAATTGCTTTACTGACGATCGATACTTTGCTCAACATAAGTAGAAGTGGTATGAGAATTTGTAACTCAAGATAACCGGAAGAACGCATGCAGTAACCTTGTAGAGAATGAATTGAATCAAAAAGGAGCGAAAAAAATTGCTTAAAAAAAATGTAGTCATTAACGGTGTCCCCCAAACGTTACTTGTCGATGGAGAAGTTACCCTAGCCAATGTGTTGAGGGGACAACTGCATATGACCGGAACTAAAATAGGATGTGGAAAAGCTCAATGTGGTGCATGTTCTGTTATTGTGAATGGAAAAGTCATCCGCTCCTGCGTTACCAAAATGAAACGGGTTGCTGATGATGCACAAATCACCACTATTGAAGGAGTGGGCACCAAGGAACACTTACATCCCTTGCAGCTAGCTTGGATGATCCATGGAGCTGCTCAATGTGGTTTCTGTAGTCCTGGATTCATTGTTTCAGCTAAACAACTTTTAGAGGAAAATGTCAATCCAACTAGAGAAGATGTCCGGGATTGGTTCCAAAAACACAGAAATGCGTGCAGATGCACTGGGTATAAGCCTTTAGTTGACTCTGTCATGGAAGCTGCTCGGTTAATTCGGGGTGAGGTTACTGTTGAAGAGTTATTCGTAAAATTACCTGCTGATGGCAAAATCATTGGAACTGAATACATTCGTCCGTCCGCTATGGCTAAGGTTACCGGTACCTGGGACTTTGGTGCTGATGCCGGACTCAAAATGCCTTGCGGAACTCTGCAACTTAAACTGGTTCAGGCCAAGGTTTCTCATGCCAATATTCTTTCTATCGACACATCTGAGGCTGAAAAAATGCCTGGCGTATATAAAGTTATTACTTATAAAGATGTTGTCGGCAAAAATCAAATTACTGGTTTAATCACTTTTCCAACGAACAAAGGGGATGGATGGGACCGTCCGATCCTATGCGAGAAAAAAGTGTTCCAATTTGGTGATGCCATAGCCATTGTTGCAGCCGATACTGCTGCACATGCTCAGGCTGCCGTTGAAAAAGTAAAGGTGGAGCTCGAATTACTTCCTGAATATATGAGCGCTCCTGCCGCTATGGCAGATGACGCTATTGAAATTCATCCTGGAACACCGAACGTTTATTTTGAAACCAAGGTGGTAAAAGGCGAAGATACTGCGCCTTTAATGAAGGCAGCAGATGTAGTAGTTGAAGATAGTTTTTATGTCGGACGTCAGCCTCACCTACCCATTGAGCCAGATGTCGGATTTGCCTTCTACGATGAAGATGGCAAATTGATCATCCATTCTAAAAGTATTGCAATTCATCTCCACCAGGCTATGATTGCTGCAGGAATCGGAATTGAATCAGAAAAACTGATTCTGGTACAGAACCCAACCGGCGGAACCTTTGGTTATAAGTTCAGCCCAACAATTGAAGCCTTATTAGGGGTTGCCGCAGTTGCTACAGGTAAACCTGTATACCTAGAGTTTGACTATTTCCAACAAACGACTTATACCGGAAAACGTTCGCCTTTCTTTATTGACCTTAAACTAGGGGCCACTAAAGAAGGTAAATTAACGGCTATGGAATCTGATTGGACAGTAGACCATGGTCCATATTCCGAATTTGGTGACTTGCTCACCATGCGGGGCACTCAGTTTATAGGCTGTGGTTATAACATCCCTAATATTCGCGGTAATGGACGAACCGTATGTACGAACCATGCTTGGGGTTCAGCTTTCCGGGGTTATGGATCTCCTCAAAGTACCTTCTCGTCTGAGGTTTTGATGGATGAACTAGCAGAAAAACTGGGCATAGATCCATTTGAACTGCGTTATAAAAACGTCTACAGACCTGGTGACACTACACCTACCGGTTGTGAACCAGATGTTTACTGCATGGTGGAGATCATGGATAAACTTAAACCTGCTTACACAAAAGCACAAGAATGGGCAAAACAGCCAGCATCAGCTGCTGACAAGAAACGCGGAATTGGAATGTCCATCGGTGTCTATGGATCAGGTCTAGACGGAGCGGACAGTTCTGCAGTCAATGCTGAGCTAACTGCAACGGGCGTTACAATTTATTCTTCATGGGAAGATCATGGTCAAGGCGCGGATATGGGAACATTAACGATCGCTCATGAGGCTTTGCGTCCGTTGGGAATTAAACCGGAAGATATTAAACTTGTTATGTGTGACATGGCATTAACCCCCAACAGCGGACCTGCCGGCGGAAGTCGTTCTAATGTTTTGTGCGGTAATGCTACTCGGGTTGCTTGCGAAATGCTGTTGAAAGGGATCACGAAAGCGGATGGATCCTTCCGAACCTATGAAGAAATGATTGCTGAAAAGTTACCAGTATATTTTGAAGGTGTTTGGACCGCTCCTGCTAAAGA is a window from the Desulfosporosinus sp. Sb-LF genome containing:
- a CDS encoding molybdopterin-dependent aldehyde oxidoreductase yields the protein MLKKNVVINGVPQTLLVDGEVTLANVLRGQLHMTGTKIGCGKAQCGACSVIVNGKVIRSCVTKMKRVADDAQITTIEGVGTKEHLHPLQLAWMIHGAAQCGFCSPGFIVSAKQLLEENVNPTREDVRDWFQKHRNACRCTGYKPLVDSVMEAARLIRGEVTVEELFVKLPADGKIIGTEYIRPSAMAKVTGTWDFGADAGLKMPCGTLQLKLVQAKVSHANILSIDTSEAEKMPGVYKVITYKDVVGKNQITGLITFPTNKGDGWDRPILCEKKVFQFGDAIAIVAADTAAHAQAAVEKVKVELELLPEYMSAPAAMADDAIEIHPGTPNVYFETKVVKGEDTAPLMKAADVVVEDSFYVGRQPHLPIEPDVGFAFYDEDGKLIIHSKSIAIHLHQAMIAAGIGIESEKLILVQNPTGGTFGYKFSPTIEALLGVAAVATGKPVYLEFDYFQQTTYTGKRSPFFIDLKLGATKEGKLTAMESDWTVDHGPYSEFGDLLTMRGTQFIGCGYNIPNIRGNGRTVCTNHAWGSAFRGYGSPQSTFSSEVLMDELAEKLGIDPFELRYKNVYRPGDTTPTGCEPDVYCMVEIMDKLKPAYTKAQEWAKQPASAADKKRGIGMSIGVYGSGLDGADSSAVNAELTATGVTIYSSWEDHGQGADMGTLTIAHEALRPLGIKPEDIKLVMCDMALTPNSGPAGGSRSNVLCGNATRVACEMLLKGITKADGSFRTYEEMIAEKLPVYFEGVWTAPAKDCDVETGQGNPFAVYMYGAFLSQVEVDITTGKTEVVKMTMVADVGKIINKLVVDGQLYGGLIQGLGLALSEDFEDLKKHTDLIGCGLPFIKDAPDNIELLYVETLRPHGPFGAAGSGELPLTSPHASIINAIYNACGARITHLPARPEKVLAALDAKK
- a CDS encoding molybdopterin-binding protein, with translation MEKIKVQDSVGAILIHDMTQIIPGVIKGPRFRKGHVVREEDIPVLLSMGKEHIYVWDQTPGLIHENEAAERLAQAVSGSGLTLDEPKEGKVTLTAAQDGLLYVSEDGILALNTLEYIVLATLHNHRPVKKGDKVAGTRVVPLMIDEKVVIEAERIVQTFSNPILEVRPLKQLKVGIVTTGSEVYHGRIQDKFGPVLRSKIEGWGSVVLDQTFASDDVPLIQSSIQDQLSQGANMILVSGGMSVDPDDVTPTAIKEMGAELITYGAPILPGAMFLLAYIGDVPIMGLPGCVMYSKTTAFDLFAPRLLTGERLSRLDIVKLGHGGLCLDCPVCTYPHCSFGK
- a CDS encoding molybdopterin biosynthesis protein: MERQIYLENKAWQEGLALMTEKLAGRCVPKNELVDVRSSLHRITGTIVRAKRSSPHFAASAMDGYAIRAKDTHGISEREPRWLELGVQAIQVDTGDPVPEGMDAVVMLEEVLELGERGILLQAPVVPWNHVRPVGEDIVEGEVLLPIHHRIRPQDQGALLAAGVLEVEVRCKPRVGILPTGDEIRSPGASLQVGDIVDSNSTVLASLVEEWGGTATIWPITPDKPEQLEDAILKMAESQDMLVIIAGSSQGRDDYTSLMIEKHGTLYLHGVAIKPGKPVALGDVQGKPTFGIPGYPVSTYLTAHLFLEPWVYRLQGLSKVSPNTLDAVISKKVFSSLGSEEFVRVKVGKVGERWVAAPLNRGAGVTMSLVRADGMLRVPRFQEGFHEGETVPVELLRPVSELEETLVCIGSHDLTLDVLSSHMKARDGHGGGIASAHVGSLAGILALRKGEAHFAGIHLLDPETGEYNHSYLKRFLPGREIALMNLVYRTQVLIVPKGNPLNLKTLEDLAKPGIRFVNRQGGSGTRVLFDYLLQKQGLTNEQILGYEREEFTHLAVAVAVASGSADVGLGIQSAAEALGLDFVLIGEERYDLAIPREFLEEPRMKAMISVIKSKAFQEDVLALGGYDVRETGVFYV